Within Alcaligenes sp. SDU_A2, the genomic segment ATCAAGAGCCATTCTCATTTAATTTACCGGCCTGCTCACGCCGCCCTATGAAGCCCAAGACCACACTGTGGGGCAGGCACAAAAAGCGCGTCGATTCTGCAACATACCGAATGATCGCGCGGGGGCAGGAGGCCGTGCCTTACGCGCCCGCCGCGGCACGCATCCTGCGGCGGGATGCCGTTTCCAGGCCTTCGGCTTCGCGATACTTGGCCACGGTGCGTCGTGCCACGCTCAAACCCTGCGCCTGCAATTGGTCGGTAATCTGCTGATCGGACAGCGGCCGGGCCGGCGATTCGCTCCGTATCATCTGGGCAATCAAGGCCCGCACAGCCGAGGCCGACGCATCACTGCGACCATCGGCACTGCTCAACCCCACGCTGAAAAACTGCTTCAGCTCCATGACGCCCTGTGGGGTCTGCAGGTACTTCTGACGGGTGGCACGCGAAATCGTGGACTCGTGCAGGTCCAGCTCGGCCGCCAGATCGGCCAATTGCATGGGCCGCAAAGCGGCTGCGCCGCGCGTAAAAAAATCCTGTTGAATCTCGACGATGGCTTGCGCCACGCGCAGGATCGTCACAAAGCGGCTATTGACGCTGCGCAGCAGACCCTGCGCCTTTTGGCGTTCGGCCAGCAAGGCCGGATGCGTATCCAACTCATACCCGGACAAAGAGGCCAATCGCAAACGCGGCATCGCCAATGGATTGAGCACGGCCTGCCAGCGCCCGGCGCTCCGGCGCAACAAAACATCGGGCACCACATAGGCCGATACGCTCTGCGTCCAGGCGCGCCCCGGCTTGGGGTCCAATTTCAGAATCAAATAATGGGCTCGTTCAACCAGATCCGCCGCAAAACGACCCGCCACACGCTGGCGCAGTTGACTGGGCGAGGCCAAGCTATGCACATGTTCGGAGACAAGATGGCGGGCACAGCGCAACAGATCGGCGTCCAGGCCAGCCGCCATCTGCATCAATTGCAGCTCCAGGCATTCGGCCAGATCACGCGCGCCCACGCCGGGCGGCTCCAGGGACTGCACTCTGGCCAACGCGCAGCGCAGCTCTTGCAGGGTCACCTCCAGCTCGACCGGCAGATAGGACAAAATATCGTCCAATGAACAAGGCAGATAGCCGTTGTCATCGAGCTCGTCGATCAACAGTTGAGCCAAAGCCAAATCACGTGACGCCAGGCGCAACAAACCGAGCTGCCCGCGCAAGTAAGCTCCCAGGTCCTGGGACACCGAGGCCTCCGGCAACCAATCCTCGTCATCATCGCTGCGACGAGAGTTGGAAAAATCCAACGTCGCCCACGACGGCTCCGCGCCCTCCGACACCGTGTCGGAAGACTCTGCAGCGACATCCGCCTGCTCGTCCATGCGCTCCAGCAAAGGGTTTTCCAGCAAGGCCTGGGTCAGTTCCTGCTCCAGTTCCGCTCCCGACAGCTGCAGCACTTTAATAGACTGTTGCAATTGCGGCGTCAAAGCCAGCGTTTGCTGCTGGCGCAAATCTAGTGACTGACGCGTAAGCATAGGTACAATCGTTTCCATGAAAACCGACAACGCCCAGATCCCTACCCCGGGTGACAGCCAGACGCTGCGCCACACTCTGTTCAAGCTTGGCGCCACGGCTACCATTTTCTGTACCGTGATCATCGTCGCCGTCGCCATCGTCTGGTGGGACCTGCTCAATCGTCTGATCAGCTTCGGGCGCGGCCTGGACTATTCAGGCCTGCAAGCCCTGAGCATCCAGAACCTGGCCCTGATCAAGCAATACAATCCCTTTTTCTGGTGGACGGTGGTTGGCATCATCTCCCTTATTATTGCCTATCTTTTGCACGGTTTCGTACAAGCGATCATGCGCCGCAACCGACAGCGCGTGGTCGACGAATCCACTATCGCGCATCTGGCGCGCAATCTAAGCCGCCCGGCTCGCGAAGTCATTCTGTGGGCCTGGCCGGATCAACGCAACCCGCTGACTGTCGGCGATCTGCAACGCGCGCATGCCGAAATGCGCTCGGGCCGGTATTCCAAAATGCAACTGGCCCGGCAACAGAATATCTTGCTTCAGACCGATTACGAGCGCAGCGAACCCCAAGTCTGACGCTTGCTTTACCGGCAGTTTTATGTTTGACTAACGGACATGGACCACGCACGCACTTTCTCTACTGCTTACCAAGGCTTCAGCCACGCTGCTGAACCTGCCTTGTCGCATGCCGTGCGTTCTGGCCGTGCTCCGGCCACCCTGTCCCGTCTGTCTGCTTTGCTACTACTAGCGTCCGGTTGCCGGGCCTAGTGTCCCGTGGCAGTTCGGCAGCCAATATTCAGCCACATCTACGTCATTTGCGCCGCCACCGGCCTACGTAAACGCTGAATCGCTGGTGACGGCAAGAAGTAAAAAACTTTTTGTCCGACAGGTATCCTCATGGCAATGCTGAAAACCCCCTCTCAAAAATACCGCCCGTTCGTCGCGTTCGAGCGCGATTTCTCGGAACGCAC encodes:
- the rpoN gene encoding RNA polymerase factor sigma-54 gives rise to the protein MLTRQSLDLRQQQTLALTPQLQQSIKVLQLSGAELEQELTQALLENPLLERMDEQADVAAESSDTVSEGAEPSWATLDFSNSRRSDDDEDWLPEASVSQDLGAYLRGQLGLLRLASRDLALAQLLIDELDDNGYLPCSLDDILSYLPVELEVTLQELRCALARVQSLEPPGVGARDLAECLELQLMQMAAGLDADLLRCARHLVSEHVHSLASPSQLRQRVAGRFAADLVERAHYLILKLDPKPGRAWTQSVSAYVVPDVLLRRSAGRWQAVLNPLAMPRLRLASLSGYELDTHPALLAERQKAQGLLRSVNSRFVTILRVAQAIVEIQQDFFTRGAAALRPMQLADLAAELDLHESTISRATRQKYLQTPQGVMELKQFFSVGLSSADGRSDASASAVRALIAQMIRSESPARPLSDQQITDQLQAQGLSVARRTVAKYREAEGLETASRRRMRAAAGA